CCATGCAAAAGGCCATGGAGCAGCAGGCCACGGCCGAGCGGCTGAAAAGGGCGATGATCCTGGAGGCGGAAGGGAAGAAGGAAGCAGTGATCAGGGAGGCCGAGGGCAAGCTGGAGGCAGCAAAGCTGGAAGCGGAGGCGCAGGTCACTCTGGCCGAGGCGTCGGCCAAGGCAATTCAGGATATTGCCGGGGCAGTGGGGGAGAAGGAGCTGCCGGCGCTGTTCCTCCTTGGGGATCGTTATGTGAATGCCATTCAAAAATTGTCTGTGTCTGCCAATGCGAAGACGTTTGTGTTGCCGGCGGATATTCTGCAAGCCGTCAAAGGGATTGCGGGAAGATCTTAGAAGGATAAAGGGTGAAACTATCTGCTTCATATTTTTTGAACTCGCTGCTTCTGTTCAAATATTTTGAAACATTTTGTTTGAAGGTCTCAGGGTGCGGAATATGTGGATGTCCCTAATTTTTCCAGCATGGGTGATGCTGCAGCCACATCGAGTCAGGAGTGAAAGATGAAAGTTTTTCTGTCACATGCTTCATCCGAAAAAAAGATGGCGAAGACTTTGCGGAGAAAGTTAGAGGTTGCCGGGCACGAGGTATCAACTTCAGATTCAATGGAGCAAGGAGATGACATTACCTCAGCCATTGGTAAGTTGATTGAGCGTGCGGAAGCCTTCGTCATTATTGTTTCCCCTAAAGGTCTCGGTAATGAACGGCTGATGTGGGAGTGGAGAACGGTACTGGAAAATTCGTGGAAGGAGCAGGGGAGACCAATCTTCGGGGTCCTCGTGGGTAATGTGGTTCCGCCACCGTTCCTAATGGGGAGGCAGCTTGTAACGATTTCCTCCCTGGATGATATCGATACTGCCGCTGAACAACTTCTGGGGCGCCTTCAAGGAAATCCGATTGACGAAATGGTCGTTGAAGATCTTAAGGCGAGAGGCAGGGAGATCATTTCTCATTTATCGAGCGAGATCCAAAAATTCGAGCCAAGCCCGGAACAACTAGAAAAGCAGCGGAAACGGCTTCAAGAAAAGATTCATGAACTTTCGGCTGCACCGGCCAGTGGGGACCTCGCACGGCTGAACCTGAAGCTGGTCAATGTGATCAAGACATTGGCCGAGAAAGGGCTGCAGGTAGATGGTGCAATTCCGTTAATGACTAAGTCGCTTGAAATAATGGAACAGCTTCAGAATACTTCCCCGGAGCAACGGGCTGCGCTACGGACGAGGATTGCGCGGGAAATGGAAAAGGCAGGTGATTTCCAAGGTGCGCTTGAGCAAGCGTGTCGAGCGCTGCAGGTTTGTGTAGAAGAACTTGATAAGAAAGGCCCTGCTGATACGGAGTGTGACGATAACGTTCCGGCCCTGGGATCCCTTCTTGAGCGGATCAAGGAGACTGTCGGGGAGGAAAATGTCCGTGCGGGCCGTTCCCTTGTCTCTTCATTAATTAGCAGAGCAGCAGACGGCAAAAGCAGGGGGGGGCAACAATGAGTTACAAATTCCCTCATCCTGAGCTTCCCAATCCCGACAGTGAGAAATCGATTTTTATCAATTGTCCCTACGACTCCGAATATGAGCCCTTTTTCGATGCCATCATCTTTTCGGTAGTTGCATCTGGCTTCATCCCGCGAAGCGCCAAGGAATCCGAAATGATTGCTGTCAGTCGAATTGAAAGAATTCTGCATGCTTTATACACGTCCAAGTATTCCATCCACGACTTATCGAAATGTCGGTATGAAGGAAACCAAATGCTGGCTCGTTTCAACATGCCGTTGGAACTGGGTCTGGCGATGTCTCGGAGATATCCGGGGGATGGGAAGATCCTGCATAACTGGTTGGTTCTCGTTCCCACTGACGCCCCTTACAGCAAATTCGTCTCCGATCTGTCCGGTTTCGATCTGAAGCAGTATCCTGGAAATGAAACTGAATTGATGAGAGCTCTGTTGGCCTGGTTGATGGTCCTTCCTGGAGCCCTACCCAGGATCTGCCCAACCCCCGTCATAGAGAATTTTTTGGATTTCAAAGTCCAGAAGAAAAAACTCAAGGAGGAGTGGGGTGATGATGTACCGTGGAAATTGCTTGTCGAAGCTGCAAAGGCAACGATTCCTGACTTTGCGTAAACCTTAATCCAGAGGAGGAGCTAAAATGTCACAACAAGTGCACGTAACATTTATTCACGGCCTTGCCAACAAACCTGCACCAAAAGAGCTTGAGCGGATATGGCTGAATGCCCTTTCTGCCCCTGTGGTTGGTGATCCAGGTTTTGATCTTGGAGCTGTCGGCGTAACTGCTTCCTTTGTATATTGGGCTGACCTTTTCTATGACAAGCCAATAGCCGCATCGGATTATGAAGCTGCAGCCAACCGCGCGGAGGAGCTTGATGCAGCAGTGAAACAGGATGTTAAACCGGGATGGGAAGCGAGCCTTATGCTGAAGTTGGCTGATGGAAATCAAGCGCTCAAGGATGCCCCGGTCGACGAAAGTACGGATGGATATGAACGGATACCGATCCCTTGGTTCATCAAAGAGCGTATGATGGAGCATTTCGTTCGGGAGGCCCACGACTATCTGTTCAACACGAACGGTATTAGAGACATCATCCGTCGTCGTGTTTTGGATGATTTTGCAAAGGTAGCGCCAGGGACACGCCATGTGTTGGTCGGGCATAGCCAGGGGACCTTCATAGGGTATGACGTCCTAACTGACGTGATGGATTGCAAGGAAATCGAAGGCTTCATGACCCTCGGAAGCCCGCTGGGGCTTGATGAAGTACAGGACAAACTTAACTGGTCCTGCAAAAACGGCTTTCCGTCAAAGTTGAAGGGGGACTGGGTGAACGTTTATGATCCGTTTGATGTGATCTCTCGAC
This region of Geotalea daltonii FRC-32 genomic DNA includes:
- a CDS encoding TIR domain-containing protein, which translates into the protein MKVFLSHASSEKKMAKTLRRKLEVAGHEVSTSDSMEQGDDITSAIGKLIERAEAFVIIVSPKGLGNERLMWEWRTVLENSWKEQGRPIFGVLVGNVVPPPFLMGRQLVTISSLDDIDTAAEQLLGRLQGNPIDEMVVEDLKARGREIISHLSSEIQKFEPSPEQLEKQRKRLQEKIHELSAAPASGDLARLNLKLVNVIKTLAEKGLQVDGAIPLMTKSLEIMEQLQNTSPEQRAALRTRIAREMEKAGDFQGALEQACRALQVCVEELDKKGPADTECDDNVPALGSLLERIKETVGEENVRAGRSLVSSLISRAADGKSRGGQQ